One part of the Actinotignum schaalii genome encodes these proteins:
- a CDS encoding AI-2E family transporter, giving the protein MKESKKSPSLMDRIRSAVSRREQIERVAEEAVERYAKDPADSGGRSQRTVVEIHPAGVQPVLVTWGVSAWLLIGVVIAIWGIFHMAASVQWVLVAVFLGLVMTSLLHPIVNILDRIMPRALATALALLGLFAALGGIIYWIIDSVANQWSSLSEQMQRGLDGIFNWIANGPIPINITVDELREGLNEGIERAATYLQNNAGNIASTALSQAGTVALAFTLIALALFCSIFFLAAGKNMWLWFINVLPDRARRRTHAAATAGWYSFSGYARGTILIALCDGVMAAILLVACGVPLAAPLATLVVIGAFIPLFGAPAAMIIATLVALATKGVVISLVVLVGVALIGQFEGHVLQPLIMGHQVSLHPVVIAVGVTAGTFVAGLLGAIIVIPLISIVWEVFKVLRRTPDKPLTELPELDLRDLAGTAVAKQLLEYNAKELNTRAEESPSPVTARAASHTLGGEDRVVDNADINSPTPAAPEPDYAFDQPNFEVDGEEPGPDYNPVKGQ; this is encoded by the coding sequence GTGAAGGAATCAAAGAAGTCACCCTCCCTGATGGATCGGATTCGCTCGGCGGTGTCGCGGCGCGAACAGATTGAGCGCGTGGCCGAAGAGGCCGTGGAGCGTTACGCGAAGGACCCGGCCGATAGCGGCGGGCGTTCGCAACGCACCGTCGTGGAGATTCATCCGGCCGGAGTGCAGCCGGTACTGGTGACGTGGGGCGTGAGCGCCTGGCTCCTCATCGGCGTGGTTATTGCCATTTGGGGTATTTTCCACATGGCGGCTTCGGTGCAGTGGGTGCTGGTGGCGGTATTCCTCGGGCTGGTCATGACCTCGCTGCTGCATCCGATTGTCAATATTTTGGATCGTATTATGCCGCGGGCGCTGGCGACGGCGCTGGCGCTGCTGGGTCTGTTCGCGGCGCTGGGCGGGATTATTTATTGGATTATTGATTCGGTGGCGAATCAGTGGTCGAGCCTGTCCGAGCAGATGCAGCGGGGCCTGGATGGCATTTTTAATTGGATTGCGAACGGGCCGATTCCTATTAATATTACGGTCGATGAGCTGCGCGAGGGCCTGAACGAAGGTATTGAACGTGCGGCTACGTACTTGCAGAATAACGCGGGAAATATTGCGTCGACGGCGCTTTCGCAGGCCGGCACGGTGGCTTTGGCTTTCACGTTGATCGCGCTGGCGCTTTTCTGCTCGATTTTCTTCCTGGCGGCCGGGAAAAATATGTGGCTGTGGTTTATTAATGTGCTCCCGGATCGGGCGCGGCGGCGCACTCACGCGGCGGCCACTGCCGGGTGGTACAGCTTCTCCGGCTACGCGCGCGGCACCATCCTTATTGCGCTATGCGATGGGGTAATGGCTGCGATTCTGCTGGTGGCGTGCGGGGTGCCGCTGGCCGCTCCCCTGGCAACGCTCGTGGTTATCGGTGCCTTTATTCCGCTTTTCGGTGCGCCGGCGGCCATGATTATTGCGACGCTGGTGGCTCTGGCCACGAAGGGCGTGGTTATTTCCCTGGTGGTGCTGGTGGGCGTGGCGCTGATCGGCCAGTTCGAGGGACATGTGCTCCAGCCGCTCATTATGGGCCATCAGGTCTCGCTCCACCCGGTGGTGATTGCGGTGGGCGTGACGGCCGGTACCTTCGTGGCCGGGCTGCTGGGCGCGATTATTGTGATTCCGCTGATTTCGATTGTATGGGAAGTCTTTAAGGTGCTGCGCCGCACCCCGGATAAGCCGCTCACGGAGCTTCCCGAATTGGATCTGCGCGATTTGGCGGGGACTGCGGTGGCCAAGCAACTCCTCGAATACAACGCGAAGGAGCTCAATACCCGCGCTGAGGAATCTCCCTCGCCGGTCACGGCGAGGGCGGCGTCGCACACCCTGGGCGGGGAGGACCGGGTGGTCGATAACGCGGATATTAATTCCCCCACGCCCGCGGCTCCGGAACCGGATTATGCTTTCGACCAGCCGAATTTCGAGGTGGACGGGGAGGAACCCGGCCCGGATTACAACCCGGTCAAGGGCCAGTAG
- a CDS encoding AEC family transporter — translation MASVLLNFWVIIAIMLVGYLVARCKIVPPGSDRTLTQLVFYTTLPALMFTTLANSNPASFFGVNGLANIISSVGTGLIYTALAAAVLKSRGTELTVGALVACYTNIGNLGVAFLVAITGDPTPAAPILLFQILVMVPVFFSILDNQTGKKTEGLWRTILSRLKNPLLIAVFAGLMVALLKIPIPELISAPLEKMAGANVPIILLAMGMSLRGARLPRFGRESAPLMLGIFCRLILGPLIAFGAGYLLGARGEALMAIAIIGAFPTANNVFVYAHRYRSGVTMARDAVIITTVGSLLVILLITVIAQTV, via the coding sequence ATGGCCTCAGTACTGCTCAACTTTTGGGTGATTATCGCGATCATGCTCGTCGGCTACCTCGTCGCGCGCTGTAAAATCGTACCCCCGGGAAGCGACCGCACCCTCACCCAGCTGGTCTTCTACACTACGCTGCCAGCCCTCATGTTCACCACCCTCGCCAACTCCAACCCGGCATCCTTCTTCGGAGTGAACGGGCTCGCCAATATCATCTCCTCGGTAGGAACCGGACTCATCTACACGGCCCTAGCCGCCGCCGTGCTCAAAAGCCGGGGCACCGAACTCACCGTCGGGGCGCTCGTTGCCTGCTACACCAATATCGGCAACCTGGGCGTGGCCTTCCTCGTGGCCATCACCGGCGACCCCACCCCCGCCGCACCCATCCTGCTCTTCCAAATCCTCGTGATGGTGCCGGTCTTCTTCTCCATCCTCGACAACCAAACCGGAAAGAAAACCGAAGGGCTGTGGCGCACCATCCTCTCCCGCCTCAAAAACCCGCTGCTCATTGCGGTCTTCGCCGGACTTATGGTCGCCCTCCTCAAGATCCCCATCCCGGAACTCATCTCCGCGCCCCTCGAAAAAATGGCAGGCGCGAACGTGCCCATCATCCTGCTGGCCATGGGGATGTCCTTGCGCGGCGCGCGCCTACCCCGCTTCGGGCGCGAAAGCGCACCCCTCATGCTCGGCATCTTCTGCCGCCTCATCCTCGGGCCGCTCATCGCTTTCGGCGCCGGCTACCTCCTGGGCGCGCGCGGCGAAGCCCTCATGGCCATCGCCATCATCGGGGCATTCCCCACCGCCAACAACGTCTTCGTCTACGCGCACCGCTACCGCTCCGGCGTGACCATGGCCCGCGACGCCGTCATCATCACCACGGTCGGCTCGCTCCTCGTCATCCTCCTCATCACCGTCATCGCCCAAACGGTATAA
- a CDS encoding endonuclease/exonuclease/phosphatase family protein, translating into MPSLHVMSANLQQGKPSRRPRPGTDKVTWQRESISKAIRLITAAGPELLALQEVKVTTAGGDLYAPLLAAGNYHEAIFAPTKNERGRLRATKKGEARGVGTALLSVYPIGAREVINLPVHQQETWLKTLRTNIGIGEIPRVAILAEIKVAPGHSVVVAATHLTYTYRLNVTQLRTVTGALAGFAQRYGLEKAPRLIIGDLNIRGCEVPLAATGFEAAAEALTYPSDEPESQIDHILGTGVEVRAAENLFLPLSDHRALRATAVWK; encoded by the coding sequence ATGCCGAGCCTTCATGTCATGTCCGCCAACCTCCAACAAGGTAAGCCTTCACGGCGTCCGCGCCCGGGCACGGACAAAGTGACATGGCAGCGGGAATCCATTAGCAAAGCTATCCGGCTCATCACCGCCGCAGGCCCGGAACTCCTCGCCCTCCAAGAAGTCAAAGTCACCACCGCCGGCGGAGACCTCTACGCGCCCCTCCTCGCCGCCGGCAACTACCACGAAGCCATCTTCGCGCCCACCAAAAATGAGCGCGGCCGCCTCCGCGCCACCAAAAAAGGAGAAGCCCGCGGGGTCGGCACCGCGCTTCTCTCCGTCTACCCCATCGGCGCTCGCGAAGTCATCAACCTGCCCGTCCACCAGCAAGAAACATGGCTGAAAACCCTGCGGACAAATATCGGGATCGGTGAAATTCCCCGGGTTGCGATCCTCGCCGAAATCAAGGTGGCGCCCGGGCACTCCGTCGTCGTTGCCGCAACGCACCTTACGTATACGTACCGCCTCAACGTGACGCAACTACGCACCGTAACCGGAGCCCTCGCCGGATTCGCCCAGCGCTACGGGCTAGAGAAAGCCCCGCGGCTCATCATCGGGGACCTCAATATCCGCGGCTGCGAAGTGCCTCTGGCGGCCACCGGATTCGAAGCTGCCGCCGAAGCCCTCACCTACCCCTCCGATGAGCCGGAAAGCCAAATCGACCATATTCTCGGAACCGGGGTTGAGGTGCGGGCCGCGGAAAATCTCTTCCTGCCGCTTTCCGACCACCGCGCCCTACGCGCCACCGCCGTCTGGAAATAG
- the msrB gene encoding peptide-methionine (R)-S-oxide reductase MsrB has translation MARMLPQSDEEWARVLTPAEFTVLRQAGTEAPFTGELLNENREGIYRCRACGAELFRSTTKFDAGCGWPSFYDPSCSQAVRTDVDYKLGYPRTEVRCATCDSHLGHVFPDAPHTPTGQRYCMNSVALTFEPETEPASGSHIEPTPGPLPDSTNTSTTA, from the coding sequence ATGGCACGGATGCTCCCGCAAAGCGATGAAGAATGGGCCCGGGTCCTCACCCCAGCAGAATTTACGGTCCTGCGCCAAGCGGGAACCGAAGCACCCTTCACCGGCGAACTCCTGAATGAAAACCGCGAAGGAATCTACCGATGCCGAGCCTGCGGGGCAGAACTCTTCCGCTCCACCACCAAATTCGATGCCGGATGCGGCTGGCCCAGCTTCTATGATCCCTCCTGCAGCCAGGCCGTGCGCACAGACGTTGATTACAAACTCGGCTACCCCCGCACCGAAGTCCGATGTGCCACCTGCGATTCCCACCTCGGGCACGTCTTCCCCGACGCACCCCACACACCCACCGGCCAGCGCTACTGCATGAACTCCGTCGCGCTCACCTTCGAACCCGAAACCGAGCCCGCGTCCGGCTCCCACATCGAGCCCACGCCCGGGCCGCTACCTGATTCCACAAACACGTCCACAACCGCATAG